A window from Zingiber officinale cultivar Zhangliang chromosome 7A, Zo_v1.1, whole genome shotgun sequence encodes these proteins:
- the LOC122000382 gene encoding protein RADIALIS-like 3, with the protein MASSSSWTAKDNKMFEKALALYDRDTPDRWHKIGRAMGGKTADEVKRHYELLIEDIMRIEAGQMPYANYFASNHKG; encoded by the exons ATGGCGTCGAGCTCGTCATGGACCGCAAAGGACAACAAAATGTTCGAGAAGGCATTGGCGCTGTACGACAGGGACACGCCGGACCGATGGCACAAGATTGGTCGTGCCATGGGCGGGAAGACAGCGGACGAAGTGAAGCGCCACTACGAGCTGCTCATCGAGGACATCATGCGTATTGAGGCAGGCCAAATGCCTTATGCTAACTACTTTGCTTCCAACCACaaag GTTGA
- the LOC122000383 gene encoding uncharacterized protein LOC122000383, with protein sequence MDDKEMAKLFDATVDRWKERSLAMNSAVVGSLVQFQKNIQNSLEGRLRQLVNSKHPTDATRALALLENESVIGLMKASFEKQLEAWKVNPFWVDQPPEIKVSVPKGSLCNLNAKFNVGLPPESVFNIVTDPDNKRVFKNIKEVSSRKVLLDEGLRQVVEVEQAAIWRFLLWSGTITVNLIVDQNRKDYTVKFKQGKSGFMKRFEGCWKIEPLFVDEQMCRPYKPRMWSDYDSCTQGKGRVGSVVSLDQLIQPALMPPPPISWYLRGITIRTTEMLVKDLFVEAARLRCTMNSEGDKGDLEGSVHHSMLDSGYGFVDMKQRWHVRRKENRRRNRRLLLAH encoded by the exons ATGGATGATAAGGAAATGGCGAAGCTGTTTGATGCGACCGTGGACAGATGGAAAGAGCGCAGCTTGGCAATGAACTCAGCAGTGGTGGGTTCTCTTGTGCAGTTCCAGAAGAATATCCAGAATTCTTTGGAG GGACGTTTGAGGCAACTGGTGAATAGCAAACATCCAACTGATGCTACAAGGGCTCTGGCGCTGTTGGAAAATGAATCAGTAATCGGCTTGATGAAGGCCAGCTTTGAGAAGCAGCTTGAGGCCTGGAAAGTGAATCCATTCTGGGTTGATCAGCCTCCAGAGATCAAG GTTTCTGTACCTAAAGGATCTCTCTGTAACTTGAATGCCAAATTCAATGTTGGATTGCCCCCAGAGTCTGTTTTCAATATTGTGACTGACCCAGATAACAAAAGGGTGTTCAAGAACATAAAG GAAGTGAGTTCAAGAAAAGTGCTACTTGATGAAGGTTTAAGGCAAGTTGTTGAGGTGGAGCAAGCCGCGATATGGAGGTTTCTTTTGTGGTCCGGGACTATAACAGTCAATCTCATAGTCGACCAAAACCGGAAAGATTATACA GTAAAGTTCAAGCAAGGAAAATCTGGATTCATGAAAAGGTTTGAGGGTTGCTGGAAAATAGAACCTCTATTTGTCGACGAGCAGATGTGCAGACCATACAAGCCAAGAATGTGGAGTGATTACGATTCTTGCACGCAGGGGAAGGGAAGAGTTGGATCCGTAGTGAGCTTAGACCAACTGATCCAGCCAGCTCTAATGCCTCCACCTCCAATTTCATGGTATCTGAGGGGGATAACTATAAGAACCACTGAGATGCTTGTGAAAGATCTTTTTGTAGAGGCTGCTAGGTTGAGGTGCACAATGAATAGCGAAGGAGATAAAGGAGATCTGGAAGGAAGTGTGCACCATAGTATGCTTGATTCAGGCTATGGATTTGTCGACATGAAACAGAGATGGCATGTTAGAAGAAAGGAAAATAGAAGAAGAAATAGAAGGCTTTTGTTGGCTCATTAA